One Benincasa hispida cultivar B227 chromosome 5, ASM972705v1, whole genome shotgun sequence genomic window carries:
- the LOC120078501 gene encoding uncharacterized protein LOC120078501 has protein sequence MKGLGFITFFLLILFANIIESRHEPGDHHWRNLIKDEAIKDIIHSDPKSLLSENKRDDCTQTLKLGDGKLFVENIEPQRSASIYRADTRTKLFLEDNEPRSSIPFILDNIKTKPVKNIEPRPSTIFSVGDIETKPVKDIELQPSATFYPDDVKTKLFIKDLEPRPNLSFYPDDVKTKLFTKDLEPRPNLSFYPDDVKTKLFTKDLEPRPNLSFYPDDVKTKLFTKDLEPRPNLSFYPDDVKTKFFTKDLEPRPNLSFYPDDVKTELFTKDLEPQPTLSFYRDDVMTKLFTKDLEPRPNLSFYPDDVKTKLFTKDLESRPNLSLHPDAVKTKHFTKDLESQPNLSFYPQNLKAKEYSLDAHQGEADIQLAQA, from the exons atgaagGGGCTTGGCTTCATCACTTTCTTCTTACTTATATTG TTTGCAAACATCATAGAATCAAGGCATGAGCCAGGAGATCATCATTGGAGAAATTTGATCAAAGATGAAGCAATTAAAGACATTATCCATTCTGATCCAAAATCTCTTCTTTCTGAAAATAAAAGGGATGATTGCACCCAAACTTTGAAGCTGGGAGATGGAAAGCTTTTCGTCGAGAATATTGAGCCCCAGCGAAGTGCTTCAATTTATCGAGCTGACACCAGAACAAAGCTTTTTCTGGAGGATAATGAACCACGATCAAGTATCCCATTTATTCTCGATAACATCAAAACGAAGCCGGTAAAAAATATAGAACCACGTCCAAGTACCATATTCTCTGTAGGTGATATCGAAACAAAGCCGGTCAAAGATATAGAACTACAACCAAGTGCTACATTTTATCCTGATGATGTCAAAACAAAACTTTTTATCAAAGATTTAGAGCCAAgaccaaatctttcattttatcCTGACGATGTCAAGACAAAACTTTTTACCAAAGATTTAGAGCCACgaccaaatctttcattttatcCTGATGATGTCAAGACAAAACTTTTTACCAAAGATTTAGAGCCAAgaccaaatctttcattttatcCTGACGATGTCAAGACAAAACTTTTTACCAAAGATTTAGAGCCAAg gccaaatctttcattttatcCTGACGATGTCAAGACAAAATTTTTTACCAAAGATTTAGAGCCCCgaccaaatctttcattttatcCTGACGATGTCAAGACAGAGCTTTTTACAAAAGATTTAGAGCCCCAACCAACTCTTTCATTTTATCGTGATGATGTCATGACAAAGCTTTTTACCAAAGATTTAGAGCCACgaccaaatctttcattttatcCAGATGATGTCAAGACAAAACTTTTTACCAAAGATTTAGAGTCACGACCAAATCTTTCACTTCATCCTGATGCTGTCAAGACAAAGCATTTTACCAAAGATTTAGAGTCCCAACCAAATCTATCATTTTATCCACAGAATCTCAAAGCCAAAGAGTACTCTCTTGATGCTCACCAGGGTGAGGCCGACATACAGTTAGCACAAGCTTAA